In one window of Halorussus caseinilyticus DNA:
- a CDS encoding pyridoxal phosphate-dependent decarboxylase family protein: protein MTSADDLFLGTEAGNDAYREAVSQASEAVVEAFAENATPYSGAASERLDDRFAERDCLPDEGQPLAETVAEVGDDVLADSVGVPDPSCIAHLHCPPLVPALAAETAIAATNQSLDSWDQSPAATHVERRMVDRLCELFGYGPGGDGVFTSGGTQSNFQALLLARNWFARERFGRRVKESGLPHKSKSMRILCSEAAHFTAEQSAAHLGLGENAVVTVPTDDDYRMDPDALDATIADLREREREPFALVGTAGTTDFGSIDPLDSLADRADEHGLWFHVDAAYGGALALSPAHREKLAGIERADSLAVDFHKLFYQPISCGAFLVRDGDRFDLIRRSATYLNPEEADLGAPNLVSKSVQTTRRFDALKPYVTFRTLGREGLAELVESTLELADEVADLLADAPDFELVNDPTLNAVVFRYRPEGVGDDRVGRLNAALRAALLRNGDGVVGRTEVDGTTSLKFTLLNPKTTVEDVADVLDAVRNRARTIAVADRTLRR, encoded by the coding sequence ATGACGAGCGCCGACGACCTCTTTCTCGGCACCGAGGCCGGGAACGACGCCTACCGCGAAGCCGTCTCGCAGGCGAGCGAGGCAGTGGTCGAAGCGTTCGCCGAGAACGCGACCCCCTACTCGGGCGCGGCCTCCGAGCGTCTGGACGACCGATTCGCCGAGCGCGACTGCCTCCCCGACGAGGGCCAACCCCTCGCCGAAACCGTCGCGGAGGTCGGCGACGATGTGCTGGCCGACTCGGTGGGCGTCCCGGACCCGAGTTGCATCGCGCACCTCCACTGTCCGCCGCTGGTGCCTGCGCTCGCGGCCGAAACCGCCATCGCCGCGACCAACCAGTCGCTCGACTCGTGGGACCAGAGTCCCGCGGCGACCCACGTCGAGCGCCGGATGGTAGACCGGCTCTGCGAGTTGTTCGGCTACGGTCCGGGCGGTGACGGCGTGTTCACCAGCGGGGGCACCCAGTCGAACTTTCAGGCGCTCCTGTTGGCTCGCAACTGGTTCGCCCGCGAGCGATTCGGTCGCCGAGTCAAGGAGTCGGGTCTCCCGCACAAGTCGAAGTCGATGCGAATCCTCTGTTCGGAGGCGGCCCACTTCACCGCAGAGCAGTCGGCGGCCCACCTCGGTCTCGGCGAGAACGCGGTCGTGACCGTCCCTACCGACGACGACTACCGGATGGACCCCGACGCTCTCGACGCGACAATCGCGGACCTCCGGGAGCGCGAACGGGAACCGTTCGCGCTGGTCGGCACCGCGGGCACGACCGACTTCGGGAGCATCGACCCGCTCGACTCGCTCGCGGACCGCGCCGACGAACACGGTCTCTGGTTCCACGTGGACGCGGCCTACGGCGGGGCGCTCGCGCTCTCTCCCGCCCACCGCGAGAAGTTGGCCGGAATCGAGCGCGCCGACTCGCTGGCGGTGGACTTCCACAAACTGTTCTACCAGCCAATCAGTTGCGGGGCCTTCCTCGTGCGAGACGGCGACCGCTTCGACCTGATTCGGCGGTCGGCGACCTACCTCAACCCCGAGGAAGCAGACCTCGGCGCGCCGAATCTGGTCTCGAAGTCGGTCCAGACCACCCGCCGGTTCGACGCGCTCAAACCGTACGTCACGTTCCGGACGCTCGGCCGCGAGGGGTTGGCCGAACTGGTCGAATCCACGCTCGAACTCGCCGACGAGGTGGCCGACCTGTTGGCCGACGCGCCCGACTTCGAGTTGGTCAACGACCCGACGCTCAACGCGGTCGTGTTCCGGTACCGGCCCGAGGGCGTCGGCGACGACCGGGTGGGTCGGCTCAACGCCGCGCTCCGGGCGGCCCTGCTCCGGAACGGCGACGGCGTGGTCGGCCGCACCGAGGTCGATGGCACGACCAGCCTGAAGTTCACCCTGCTGAACCCCAAGACGACCGTCGAGGACGTTGCCGACGTGCTGGACGCCGTGCGGAACCGTGCGCGAACCATCGCAGTCGCAGACCGGACACTCCGACGATGA
- a CDS encoding IucA/IucC family protein, with protein sequence MNPTDIAESATLHSFLNCYLRETGDYEVVDAESVPAPTNGRERAVRVPLPEQATTLYVPVRYRSPTDRHLFELPGYYRQGEGDGETLELDYVTLASLVTKELSLTREDAGNRDELLLRVLKSCENVARFVEARRDDADRLYGFETTFREAEQSLVFGHLLHPTPKSRQGIPPHESPTYAPELEGSFALHYFRADPELVWQDSALPASRRDAGSAESVGADSAGADSASQWVKAALREDPEVSDSFVAEHVESDDVLIPVHPWQADYLLEQDHVREQLGDGLESLGQVGREFHPTSSVRTLYAPDAPFMVKGSLNVEITNSERVNKRPELDRGVAIAELLDTELGDDLRERFPDFDVVRDPASLTLDIGEGAESGFEVVLRENAFRGADAENAGPVVALCQDRISGDGSRLGEVVRTLADREGRSTEAVSRDWFRRYLEISLRPILWLYLERGLGVEAHQQNGVLALEDGYPDAFYYRDNQGYYFPESQYEELDDLLPGVGERADTICPDEVADERIRYYVVLNNLFGLINAFGTAGLADERDLLGILREELEHCRKFDRESSSLLDGLLDEETLPCKANLLTRFHDMDELVGSLENQSVYADVENPLVTEVPREVTRR encoded by the coding sequence ATGAATCCGACAGACATCGCAGAATCCGCGACGTTGCACAGCTTCCTCAACTGCTACCTCCGTGAGACCGGCGACTACGAAGTCGTGGACGCCGAGTCGGTCCCCGCGCCGACGAACGGTCGCGAGCGGGCGGTCCGGGTCCCCCTGCCCGAACAGGCGACGACCCTCTACGTCCCGGTCCGGTATCGGTCGCCGACCGACCGCCACCTGTTCGAGTTGCCGGGGTACTACCGGCAGGGCGAGGGCGACGGTGAGACGCTGGAACTCGACTACGTGACGCTGGCGTCACTGGTGACGAAGGAACTCTCGCTGACCCGCGAGGACGCCGGAAACCGCGACGAACTCCTCCTGCGGGTCCTCAAGAGTTGCGAGAACGTCGCCCGGTTCGTGGAGGCCCGACGAGACGACGCCGACCGACTCTACGGCTTCGAGACGACGTTCCGCGAGGCCGAGCAGTCGCTGGTGTTCGGCCACCTGCTCCACCCGACGCCGAAGAGTCGCCAAGGCATCCCGCCCCACGAGTCGCCGACCTACGCGCCCGAGTTGGAAGGGTCGTTCGCGCTCCACTACTTCCGGGCCGACCCCGAACTCGTCTGGCAGGACTCGGCGCTTCCGGCGTCTCGCCGAGACGCCGGAAGCGCCGAATCTGTCGGTGCGGACTCGGCCGGTGCGGACTCGGCCAGCCAGTGGGTGAAGGCCGCGCTCCGCGAGGACCCCGAGGTTTCGGACTCGTTCGTCGCCGAACACGTCGAGAGCGACGACGTGCTGATTCCGGTCCACCCGTGGCAGGCCGACTACCTGCTCGAACAGGACCACGTGCGCGAGCAGTTGGGCGACGGACTCGAATCGCTCGGGCAGGTCGGCCGGGAGTTCCACCCGACGAGTTCGGTCCGGACCCTCTACGCGCCCGACGCGCCCTTCATGGTCAAGGGGTCGCTCAACGTCGAGATTACCAACTCCGAGCGCGTCAACAAGCGCCCGGAACTCGACCGCGGGGTCGCAATCGCGGAACTGCTCGACACCGAACTCGGCGACGACCTGCGCGAGCGATTCCCCGACTTCGACGTGGTTCGGGACCCGGCGTCGCTCACCCTCGACATCGGCGAGGGGGCCGAATCCGGCTTCGAGGTCGTCCTGCGCGAGAACGCCTTCCGGGGCGCGGACGCCGAGAACGCTGGACCGGTGGTCGCGCTCTGTCAGGACCGGATTTCGGGCGACGGGTCGCGGTTGGGCGAAGTCGTCCGGACCCTCGCCGACCGAGAGGGTCGTTCGACCGAGGCCGTGAGTCGGGACTGGTTCCGCCGATACCTCGAAATTTCCCTGCGACCGATTCTGTGGCTCTACCTCGAACGCGGACTGGGCGTCGAGGCCCACCAGCAGAACGGCGTCCTCGCGCTGGAAGATGGCTACCCCGACGCCTTCTACTACCGGGACAATCAGGGCTACTACTTCCCAGAGTCGCAGTACGAGGAGTTAGACGACCTGCTACCGGGCGTCGGCGAGCGCGCGGACACGATTTGCCCGGACGAGGTGGCCGACGAGCGCATCCGGTACTACGTCGTGTTGAACAACCTGTTCGGCCTAATCAACGCCTTCGGGACCGCGGGACTGGCCGACGAGCGCGACCTGCTCGGGATTCTGCGCGAGGAGTTGGAGCATTGCCGGAAGTTCGACCGCGAGTCGTCGTCGCTGTTGGACGGCCTGCTGGACGAGGAGACCCTTCCGTGCAAGGCCAACCTGCTCACGCGGTTCCACGACATGGACGAACTCGTCGGGTCCTTAGAGAACCAGTCGGTGTACGCCGACGTGGAGAATCCACTCGTCACGGAAGTCCCGCGGGAGGTGACTCGGCGATGA
- a CDS encoding GNAT family N-acetyltransferase codes for MTGPGGIVAAPYDFQTHDEEIDRTVSFRRAEMDDLGMLHAWLNEDHVLPYWQLDDPLPEFRDALAEKLADDHMTPYVGHLDHVPMSYWECYWAADDPIADYYDADPTDQGIHLLIGPPEYLGQGYAEPLLRAVTEMQFRHGETDRIVTEPDVRNEIVHHVFEQCGFEPQREIETDEKTALLMVCERERFEREVME; via the coding sequence ATGACCGGTCCCGGAGGCATCGTCGCCGCACCCTACGACTTCCAGACCCACGACGAGGAAATCGACAGGACCGTCTCGTTCCGGCGGGCCGAGATGGACGACTTGGGGATGCTCCACGCGTGGCTCAACGAGGACCACGTTCTCCCCTACTGGCAGTTGGACGACCCCCTGCCGGAGTTCCGCGACGCGCTGGCCGAGAAGTTGGCCGACGACCACATGACCCCCTACGTCGGTCACTTGGACCACGTGCCGATGAGCTACTGGGAGTGCTACTGGGCGGCCGACGACCCCATCGCCGACTACTACGACGCCGACCCGACCGACCAAGGCATCCACCTCCTCATCGGCCCGCCGGAGTATCTGGGGCAGGGGTACGCCGAACCGCTCCTGCGGGCGGTGACGGAGATGCAGTTCCGCCACGGCGAGACCGACCGAATCGTGACCGAACCCGACGTGCGCAACGAAATCGTCCACCACGTCTTCGAGCAGTGCGGCTTCGAACCCCAGCGCGAAATCGAGACGGACGAGAAGACGGCCCTGCTGATGGTCTGCGAGCGCGAGCGGTTCGAGCGGGAGGTGATGGAATGA
- a CDS encoding lysine N(6)-hydroxylase/L-ornithine N(5)-oxygenase family protein: MSDRDPTAADGGTENVRDVLGVGLGPFNLGLAALLDGANADENADVDAVFLEQDAEFAWHEGMLVEGATLEVPFLADLVTMADPTNPHSYLSYLRARDRIYEFYFYETFQIPRREYDDYLRWVAERLDSCRFSRRVESVTWDDEADCFVVTARNLETGEELVYRARNLALGIGSRPSVPESLRGHPETDVFHTAEYRFRRDRCLDADSITVVGSGQSAAEVFQDLLDRQPDGDYRLDWLTRSEGFFPMEYSKLGLQHFTPEYDRYVYDLPQSVKDDLIPNQDILYKGIDPETSAEIYDLLYRRSIGDRDPDVGMFAMTDVRDIEPVGDAYALDCHQWQADESFVHESEVVVLGTGYERPIPDFLDPLEETIHWDEKGRFEVTRDHRLSLDVTGDVFLQNAELHTHGVGVPDLGLGCYRNTKFVNRLVGREVFPEDDDTVYQDFAVERFAERTPDTSRRRESESTPLTRD; the protein is encoded by the coding sequence ATGAGCGACCGCGACCCGACCGCCGCGGACGGCGGGACCGAGAACGTCCGTGACGTTCTCGGGGTCGGACTCGGCCCGTTCAACCTCGGACTCGCGGCCCTTCTCGACGGCGCGAACGCCGACGAGAACGCCGACGTAGACGCCGTGTTCCTCGAACAGGACGCCGAGTTCGCGTGGCACGAGGGGATGCTCGTCGAGGGCGCGACCCTCGAAGTGCCGTTCCTCGCGGACCTCGTGACGATGGCCGACCCGACCAACCCCCACAGCTATCTGAGCTATCTCCGGGCGCGTGACCGCATCTACGAGTTCTACTTCTACGAGACGTTCCAGATTCCCCGCCGGGAGTACGACGACTACCTCCGGTGGGTCGCCGAGCGTTTGGACTCGTGCCGGTTCAGTCGCCGGGTCGAGAGCGTGACGTGGGACGACGAAGCGGACTGCTTCGTCGTCACCGCTCGGAACCTCGAAACCGGCGAGGAACTCGTCTACCGCGCTCGGAACCTCGCGCTCGGCATCGGGAGTCGGCCCTCCGTCCCCGAGAGCCTGCGGGGCCACCCCGAGACCGACGTGTTCCACACCGCCGAGTACCGATTCCGGCGCGACCGGTGTCTCGACGCCGACTCGATTACGGTGGTCGGGTCGGGCCAGAGCGCGGCCGAGGTGTTTCAGGACCTGCTCGACCGGCAACCCGACGGCGACTACCGACTCGACTGGCTCACGCGCTCGGAGGGGTTCTTCCCCATGGAGTACTCGAAACTGGGTCTCCAGCACTTCACGCCCGAGTACGACCGGTACGTCTACGACCTGCCCCAGTCGGTCAAAGACGACCTGATTCCGAATCAGGACATCCTCTACAAGGGCATCGACCCCGAGACCAGCGCGGAAATCTACGACCTGCTCTACCGGCGGTCCATCGGCGACCGGGACCCCGACGTGGGGATGTTCGCCATGACCGACGTGCGGGACATCGAACCGGTCGGAGACGCCTACGCGCTCGACTGCCACCAGTGGCAGGCCGACGAGTCGTTCGTCCACGAGAGCGAGGTGGTCGTCCTCGGAACCGGCTACGAGCGTCCGATTCCGGACTTCCTCGACCCGCTGGAGGAGACCATCCACTGGGACGAGAAGGGCCGGTTCGAGGTGACGCGGGACCACCGCCTCTCGCTCGACGTGACGGGCGACGTGTTCCTCCAGAACGCCGAACTCCACACCCACGGCGTCGGCGTCCCGGACCTCGGACTCGGCTGTTACCGCAACACGAAGTTCGTGAACAGACTCGTCGGCCGGGAGGTCTTCCCCGAGGACGACGACACCGTGTATCAGGACTTCGCGGTCGAACGGTTCGCCGAGCGCACGCCCGACACCTCTCGCCGACGCGAGAGCGAATCGACTCCCCTCACCCGAGACTAA
- a CDS encoding IucA/IucC family protein → MNPNDATLNDALDAEIWETVEGRLLTKMLEEFAYEEIIAPRKVETGEDRSTYRFDLGDAAYRFEATERLMDSLHVHGETVERRADGEWEPLGDPLRLLRDLGENRDLDGLTEGNLVREYKRTLLADAHIEARNRGRDESFDPLDLDYAHLEGEMDGHPWITYNKGRLGWGYDDYREFAPERKNPVELSWVAVRAEKATFVATEEVEHDSLVESELGDRYGEFRDRLASQGLDPDAYYFLPVHDWQWNNSIVPLFADDIAADDIVPLGDGPDEYLPQQSVRTFVNVDHDEKHHVKVPMKILNTLVWRGLPGERTELAPTVTEYIKGIYERDEFLQDEGLVLPGEIAGLNYDHSDFTDIDGSPYQYHELLGVVWRESIYTFLEDDERAITLSSLMHVDGDGVPYVSRLVEQSGLTLDEWLSEFFDTVLPPLLHFLYRYGTVFSPHGQNTMLVVEDGVPTRLAVKDFVDDVNVSDRPLPELEALPDEMHEVLRKEPPEGLCQFIFCGLFVCVLRYVADVLEVHEDYPEEEFWTHARETILDYQARFPELEDRFELFDLLQPEFTKLSLNRNRIFDYGYDDAPGRPHASEHGTVTNALHEVAEERPESARPMADDD, encoded by the coding sequence ATGAATCCGAACGACGCAACCCTGAACGACGCACTGGACGCCGAGATTTGGGAGACGGTCGAAGGCCGACTCCTGACGAAGATGCTCGAAGAGTTCGCCTACGAGGAGATAATCGCCCCGCGAAAGGTCGAGACCGGCGAGGACCGCTCGACCTACCGATTCGACCTCGGAGACGCCGCGTATCGGTTCGAGGCCACCGAGCGACTGATGGACAGCCTCCACGTCCACGGCGAGACGGTAGAGCGCCGCGCCGACGGCGAGTGGGAACCGCTCGGCGACCCCCTCCGCCTGCTCCGGGACCTCGGCGAGAACAGGGACCTCGACGGTCTGACCGAGGGTAATTTGGTCCGCGAGTACAAGCGGACCCTGCTGGCCGACGCCCACATCGAGGCCAGAAATCGCGGTCGGGACGAGAGCTTCGACCCCCTCGATTTGGACTACGCCCACCTCGAAGGCGAGATGGACGGCCACCCGTGGATTACCTACAACAAGGGCCGACTCGGGTGGGGGTACGACGACTACCGGGAGTTCGCCCCCGAGCGCAAGAACCCCGTCGAACTCTCGTGGGTCGCGGTCCGCGCGGAGAAGGCAACCTTCGTCGCCACGGAGGAAGTCGAACACGACTCGCTGGTCGAGAGCGAACTCGGCGACCGCTACGGCGAGTTCCGCGACCGACTCGCCTCGCAGGGGTTGGACCCCGACGCCTACTACTTCCTGCCGGTCCACGACTGGCAGTGGAACAACAGCATCGTTCCGCTGTTCGCCGACGACATCGCGGCCGACGACATCGTTCCGCTCGGCGATGGACCCGACGAGTACCTGCCACAGCAGTCGGTCCGGACGTTCGTCAACGTGGACCACGACGAGAAACACCACGTCAAGGTTCCGATGAAGATTCTGAACACGCTGGTCTGGCGGGGACTTCCCGGCGAACGCACCGAACTCGCGCCGACCGTCACCGAGTACATCAAGGGCATCTACGAGCGAGACGAGTTCTTGCAGGACGAAGGGCTGGTCCTGCCGGGCGAAATCGCGGGTCTCAACTACGACCACTCGGACTTCACCGACATCGACGGGTCGCCCTACCAGTACCACGAACTGCTCGGCGTCGTCTGGCGCGAGTCCATCTACACCTTCCTCGAAGACGACGAGCGCGCGATTACGCTCTCGTCGCTCATGCACGTAGACGGCGACGGCGTTCCCTACGTCTCCCGACTGGTCGAACAGTCGGGTCTCACGCTGGACGAGTGGTTGTCAGAGTTCTTCGACACCGTGCTTCCGCCGCTCCTGCACTTCCTCTACCGGTACGGGACGGTGTTCTCACCCCACGGCCAGAACACGATGCTCGTCGTGGAGGACGGCGTTCCGACGCGACTCGCCGTCAAGGACTTCGTGGACGACGTGAACGTGAGCGACCGACCCCTGCCGGAACTGGAGGCACTTCCCGACGAGATGCACGAGGTTCTCCGGAAAGAGCCACCGGAAGGTCTCTGTCAGTTCATCTTCTGTGGACTGTTCGTCTGCGTGCTTCGGTACGTCGCGGACGTGCTGGAAGTCCACGAGGACTACCCCGAGGAGGAGTTCTGGACCCACGCCCGCGAGACGATTCTCGACTATCAGGCCCGGTTCCCCGAACTCGAAGACCGGTTCGAGCTGTTCGACCTGCTCCAACCCGAGTTCACGAAGCTGAGTCTCAACCGGAACCGCATCTTCGACTACGGCTACGACGACGCACCGGGCCGACCCCACGCCTCCGAACACGGCACCGTGACCAACGCACTCCACGAAGTCGCCGAGGAACGACCGGAGTCCGCGCGGCCGATGGCTGACGACGACTGA
- a CDS encoding cation diffusion facilitator family transporter → MAETREAFLKVSWVNVLLNALKIVVEGSIGLLTGSLALTADAAHSVADLLASGVVLLLGRSVHEDADSSHPHGHDRFEPLSALFVGGVLVLLGLKLLYDSGRSLLTGVTADYSLWLVVGLLFALGDMYVCYWYTRYVNRELELPSLRALATDSLNDLYTTGAALLGVLAMAVGYPIFDPIAGGVVSLLVIYQGIEISRENVQYLTDSAPPESDREAIKDRIREHPAVHGIHDFVAYYSGHVIEVEFHAEVGRDLTVVEAHDIESELHERVRDIEPVADVHVHLDPVGLGEWRDADNSTPTPARS, encoded by the coding sequence ATGGCCGAAACTCGTGAGGCGTTCCTCAAAGTTTCGTGGGTGAACGTTCTGTTAAACGCCCTCAAGATTGTCGTCGAGGGGTCGATTGGTCTACTCACCGGGAGCCTCGCACTCACTGCCGACGCAGCGCACTCCGTTGCTGACCTCCTCGCAAGTGGTGTCGTCTTACTCTTGGGACGGTCCGTCCACGAAGACGCCGACAGCTCACATCCGCACGGCCACGACCGATTCGAACCGCTCTCCGCGCTCTTCGTCGGCGGGGTTCTCGTCCTCCTCGGACTCAAACTGCTCTACGATTCCGGCCGCTCGTTGCTCACCGGCGTCACTGCCGACTACAGCCTCTGGCTCGTCGTCGGTCTCCTGTTCGCACTCGGCGACATGTACGTCTGTTACTGGTACACCCGATACGTGAATCGGGAACTCGAACTGCCGAGTCTCCGTGCGCTCGCTACGGACAGCCTCAACGACCTCTACACGACCGGGGCGGCCCTTCTGGGCGTACTCGCTATGGCGGTCGGCTATCCAATCTTCGACCCGATTGCGGGCGGGGTTGTGAGCCTGCTCGTCATCTACCAAGGAATCGAAATTTCGCGGGAGAACGTCCAATATCTCACGGATAGCGCGCCCCCCGAGTCGGACCGAGAGGCAATCAAAGACCGGATACGTGAACATCCCGCAGTCCACGGCATTCACGATTTCGTGGCCTACTATTCGGGCCACGTCATCGAAGTGGAGTTCCACGCCGAAGTGGGCCGAGACCTAACCGTGGTCGAGGCCCACGACATCGAATCAGAACTCCACGAGCGCGTCCGCGACATCGAACCGGTCGCAGACGTTCACGTCCATCTCGACCCGGTAGGTCTCGGTGAGTGGAGAGACGCCGATAACTCCACCCCGACTCCCGCCAGAAGCTAA
- a CDS encoding phytanoyl-CoA dioxygenase family protein has translation MAEESAVGSVDVSAFHERGFTDPFRVCSGNEMREIRERIDAEVLTDENPEATPGEISSQFYRHVDSPVVYDLCSRREIVERMRQLYGDDLMLWSTKFWEKVPGTTEVPWHQHYHHVLVDPPVTLTAWIALTDVTVENGAMELIPGSHDEVIPEVESPPNKSFQHMADPDEFSTDDTRRMEIDAGEAFIFDERTLHRSFENTSEDRRRLALTMRVTVPFASFDPKGVGGDEENEFTTAMMLSGTNTVGKNRTIDPPTSAD, from the coding sequence ATGGCTGAAGAATCAGCGGTCGGGTCGGTCGACGTATCTGCCTTCCACGAACGCGGCTTTACCGACCCGTTCCGCGTCTGTTCGGGCAACGAGATGCGCGAAATCAGAGAGCGAATCGACGCCGAAGTCCTCACCGACGAAAACCCCGAGGCCACGCCGGGGGAAATCTCGTCGCAGTTCTACCGCCACGTCGATTCGCCCGTCGTCTACGACCTCTGTAGTCGGCGGGAAATCGTAGAGCGGATGCGCCAACTCTACGGCGACGACCTGATGCTCTGGAGTACGAAGTTCTGGGAGAAGGTGCCCGGGACGACCGAAGTGCCGTGGCACCAGCACTACCACCACGTCCTCGTGGACCCGCCGGTGACGCTCACGGCGTGGATTGCGCTGACCGACGTGACCGTCGAGAACGGCGCGATGGAGTTGATTCCGGGGTCCCACGACGAAGTTATCCCGGAAGTAGAGTCGCCGCCGAACAAGTCGTTCCAACACATGGCCGACCCCGACGAGTTCAGCACCGACGACACCCGCCGGATGGAAATCGACGCGGGCGAAGCGTTCATCTTCGACGAGCGGACGCTCCACCGGTCGTTCGAGAACACCTCCGAGGACCGGCGACGACTCGCGCTCACGATGCGCGTAACCGTCCCGTTCGCCTCGTTCGACCCGAAGGGCGTCGGTGGGGACGAAGAGAACGAGTTCACGACTGCGATGATGCTCAGCGGGACGAACACCGTCGGAAAGAACCGTACTATCGACCCGCCCACGTCCGCGGACTGA
- a CDS encoding SagB/ThcOx family dehydrogenase encodes MTDELRTNPFLSLAPRPDDTHELLLVDAYANEYQNISDPRVYRLLTDAAEGIDRPSLVERTARLFDYAPERAESLVAGLEDAGLLWADDESSAPERAAGRWCDHDWTAAFRYYLLMHDYPFIDDVDRAGEKQREMSETEGLPSRYVRYPDAETVTLPHPFSVEQSPSLSEVLHGSVGATGEPDDAPLSPEELSFLLYLALGQTGVGNYDSPLYHLQKPNPSGGGLHPTEGYLVVRDVDGIERGVYHYSVETHALERIAETDPDAVLDALFGSTPEPPSLVAFFTSVVERNMAKYRDPLVFRVLQHDVGHVLQTLACACAGLNRQFDFGRVERRRTLSERLGLDPLREPLFGYAIVD; translated from the coding sequence ATGACCGACGAACTGCGAACGAACCCGTTCCTCTCGCTCGCGCCCCGCCCCGACGACACCCACGAGTTACTGCTCGTAGACGCCTACGCCAACGAGTACCAGAACATCTCGGACCCGAGGGTGTACCGACTGCTAACCGACGCGGCCGAGGGTATCGACAGACCGTCGCTGGTCGAACGGACGGCCCGACTGTTCGACTACGCCCCCGAACGCGCCGAGTCGCTCGTCGCCGGTCTGGAAGACGCGGGCCTGCTGTGGGCCGACGACGAGTCGTCGGCCCCCGAACGGGCGGCGGGTCGATGGTGCGACCACGACTGGACGGCCGCGTTCCGGTACTACCTGCTCATGCACGACTACCCGTTCATCGACGACGTGGACCGCGCGGGCGAGAAACAGCGCGAGATGTCCGAGACGGAGGGCCTCCCGTCGCGGTACGTGCGCTACCCGGACGCCGAGACGGTGACACTCCCCCACCCGTTCTCGGTCGAACAATCCCCGTCGCTGTCCGAGGTCCTCCACGGGAGCGTCGGTGCGACCGGCGAACCGGACGACGCACCGCTGTCTCCCGAGGAGCTATCGTTTCTGTTGTATCTGGCGCTCGGACAGACCGGCGTCGGTAACTACGACTCGCCGCTGTATCACCTCCAGAAGCCGAACCCGTCCGGCGGCGGTCTGCACCCGACGGAAGGCTACCTCGTGGTGAGAGACGTAGACGGAATCGAGCGCGGCGTCTATCACTACTCCGTCGAGACGCACGCGCTGGAGCGCATCGCCGAGACGGACCCCGACGCGGTACTCGACGCCCTCTTCGGGTCCACGCCGGAACCGCCGTCGCTGGTCGCGTTCTTCACGTCGGTCGTCGAGAGAAACATGGCGAAGTACCGCGACCCGCTGGTGTTTCGCGTTCTCCAACACGATGTCGGTCACGTCCTCCAGACGCTCGCGTGCGCGTGCGCTGGACTGAACCGCCAGTTCGATTTCGGACGAGTCGAGCGGCGTCGGACGCTCTCGGAGCGACTCGGACTCGACCCGCTTCGGGAACCGCTGTTCGGGTACGCCATCGTGGACTGA